From Aerosticca soli, a single genomic window includes:
- the cas3g gene encoding type I-G CRISPR-associated helicase/endonuclease Cas3g, giving the protein MSKDYAELFASVANNFMPHPWQAELAQAGDCVDRLIRIPTGFGKTLGVLTAWLWHRGVRDDARWPRRLVWCLPMRVLVEQVAAEVEGVLERCALRWDGVGDHAGKVGVHVLMGGSEAGDWALYPEHCAVLIGTQDMLLSRALNRGYGAPRGRWPMEFGLLNQDCLWVMDEVQLMDVGLATSGQLQAFRQQDTQSGKTLRPCRTWWMSATLQPAWLRTSPEMSELGPALDTGQLRIPPEQRLGPLWDEVGKPCRLVTMTDMAALADQVAGAHVEHGAGAAGPTLVVLNTVAAAVQLHERLARDPRLAGTDLRLVHSRFRGAERATWREDFLNRHACAPGTDRLIVATQVIEAGVDISAALLFTQLAPWASLVQRFGRAARWGGRAQVVVVDVEARDPKAALPYTLEELAAARTALGRLDAVAPRDLEAFEENHPELLATLYPYVPRHVLLRHELDELFDTTPDLTGADVDVSRFIRSGDERDLQVFWVEVAPRATPDRAVRPAREALCSVPFLAARDWLCGKETADRKAPRLREGKRAWVWSYLDGCWRLAERKDLYPGQTVLVASSSGGYDPARGWTGVGDAAVPPVPVAPPSAQEQADASEDDESLSAVPVWQTIAVHGAQVAAQAEAAARRAGLDYAALLHLAGRWHDAGKALAPFQHSIVGTGRPARADIAKAPSSAWLPPRQLYPDPPHPRRRGLRHELASTLALFAVLMRHRPDHPALLGPWKELLAAAGRPLAMAPPAGDPPNALEQEILALDAHAFDLLAYLVCSHHGKVRMAWHAAPADQQAAEGGLRIRGIRDGETLPALTLATAQGEYLVLPPSELHLDAAAAGLNSRTGRGWTERVLDLLERHGPFALAYLEALLRAADWRASRSPVPDPFIAGNGDATPIGTDPAVTTAAHGDLA; this is encoded by the coding sequence ATGAGCAAAGATTATGCTGAGCTATTCGCCAGCGTAGCCAATAACTTCATGCCACACCCCTGGCAGGCCGAGCTTGCGCAAGCGGGTGATTGCGTCGACCGGCTGATCCGCATCCCGACCGGCTTTGGCAAGACCCTGGGGGTGCTCACCGCCTGGCTGTGGCACCGCGGCGTGCGTGACGACGCCCGCTGGCCGCGCCGCCTGGTGTGGTGCCTGCCCATGCGGGTGCTGGTGGAGCAGGTCGCCGCCGAGGTCGAGGGCGTCCTCGAGCGCTGCGCCTTGCGCTGGGACGGCGTCGGCGATCACGCCGGCAAGGTCGGCGTGCATGTGCTCATGGGTGGCAGCGAGGCCGGCGACTGGGCGCTTTATCCAGAACACTGCGCGGTGCTCATCGGCACGCAGGACATGCTGCTGTCGCGCGCACTCAACCGCGGCTATGGTGCCCCGCGCGGGCGCTGGCCCATGGAATTCGGCCTACTCAATCAGGACTGCCTGTGGGTGATGGACGAGGTGCAGCTCATGGACGTGGGGCTGGCCACGTCAGGACAACTGCAGGCGTTCCGGCAGCAGGACACACAGAGCGGCAAGACGCTGCGCCCGTGCCGTACCTGGTGGATGAGCGCCACGTTGCAGCCGGCCTGGCTGCGCACCTCGCCGGAGATGAGCGAGCTCGGGCCCGCGCTGGACACCGGGCAGTTGCGCATCCCGCCGGAGCAGCGCCTGGGGCCGCTGTGGGATGAGGTCGGTAAGCCCTGCCGGCTGGTGACGATGACCGATATGGCGGCACTCGCCGATCAGGTCGCCGGCGCGCACGTCGAGCATGGCGCAGGCGCCGCCGGGCCTACGCTGGTGGTGCTCAACACCGTGGCCGCGGCGGTCCAGCTGCACGAGCGCCTCGCGCGCGACCCTCGGTTGGCGGGCACCGACCTGCGGCTGGTGCACAGCCGTTTCCGCGGCGCCGAGCGCGCCACCTGGCGCGAAGATTTTCTCAATCGCCACGCCTGCGCGCCGGGGACGGATCGCCTCATCGTCGCCACTCAGGTCATCGAGGCCGGGGTGGATATCTCGGCCGCGCTGCTGTTCACGCAGCTCGCGCCATGGGCCTCGCTGGTCCAGCGTTTCGGCCGTGCGGCGCGCTGGGGCGGCAGGGCGCAGGTGGTGGTGGTCGATGTCGAGGCCCGCGACCCGAAAGCCGCCCTGCCGTACACGCTGGAGGAACTTGCCGCGGCGCGAACGGCGCTCGGTCGGCTCGATGCCGTTGCCCCACGCGATCTCGAAGCCTTCGAGGAGAACCATCCCGAACTGCTGGCCACGCTTTATCCCTACGTGCCGCGCCATGTGTTGTTGCGTCACGAACTCGACGAGCTGTTCGACACCACGCCGGACCTCACCGGCGCCGATGTGGACGTGTCGCGCTTCATCCGTTCGGGTGACGAACGTGACCTGCAGGTGTTCTGGGTCGAGGTGGCGCCGCGCGCCACGCCCGATCGCGCCGTGCGACCCGCCCGCGAAGCCTTGTGCAGCGTTCCCTTTCTCGCCGCCCGCGACTGGCTTTGCGGCAAGGAGACGGCGGACCGCAAGGCGCCGCGCCTGCGGGAAGGCAAGCGCGCCTGGGTGTGGAGCTACCTGGATGGCTGCTGGCGCCTGGCCGAGCGCAAGGATCTCTACCCCGGCCAGACGGTGCTGGTTGCCTCATCCAGCGGTGGCTACGATCCGGCGCGCGGCTGGACCGGTGTCGGTGACGCCGCAGTGCCACCCGTCCCGGTCGCGCCGCCCAGCGCGCAAGAACAGGCCGACGCCAGCGAAGACGACGAAAGCCTGAGCGCCGTGCCAGTCTGGCAGACCATCGCCGTGCACGGTGCCCAGGTGGCAGCGCAGGCCGAGGCGGCCGCGCGCCGGGCAGGGCTCGATTACGCCGCGCTCCTGCACCTTGCCGGCCGCTGGCACGACGCCGGCAAGGCGCTCGCGCCGTTTCAGCATTCCATCGTCGGCACGGGGCGGCCCGCACGGGCGGACATCGCCAAGGCCCCGTCATCGGCGTGGTTACCGCCGCGCCAGCTGTACCCGGACCCGCCCCATCCGCGCCGCCGCGGTCTGCGCCACGAACTGGCCAGCACGCTGGCGCTGTTCGCCGTGCTGATGCGGCATCGCCCGGACCACCCCGCGCTGCTCGGGCCTTGGAAGGAATTGCTGGCGGCCGCCGGCAGGCCGCTCGCCATGGCGCCGCCGGCGGGTGATCCACCGAACGCGCTGGAGCAGGAAATCCTTGCCCTGGACGCCCACGCCTTCGACCTGCTGGCGTATCTGGTTTGCAGTCATCACGGCAAGGTGCGCATGGCCTGGCATGCCGCACCGGCCGACCAGCAGGCTGCCGAGGGCGGGCTGCGCATTCGCGGCATACGTGATGGCGAAACCCTGCCGGCGCTCACGCTCGCCACCGCGCAGGGCGAATACCTGGTCCTGCCGCCGAGCGAGCTGCACCTGGACGCCGCCGCCGCCGGCCTGAATTCGCGCACCGGCCGGGGCTGGACCGAGCGCGTGCTCGACCTGCTCGAACGCCACGGCCCCTTCGCGCTCGCCTACCTCGAAGCCCTGCTGCGCGCGGCCGATTGGCGCGCCTCGCGCAGCCCCGTGCCCGACCCGTTCATCGCAGGCAATGGCGACGCGACACCGATCGGCACCGATCCCGCGGTGACTACGGCAGCCCACGGAGACCTCGCATGA
- the metX gene encoding homoserine O-succinyltransferase MetX: MTGQPQAVHTRLPVPSRIDAASGEARRAQLTVQRSARRVTLHPKYGRGPVAVDVRYLWTGAPDAPTVVVQGGISADRDVVTSPAAATPGWWQGLVGEGRAIDLRQWRVLAIDWLESAELDAPSVSSEDQADAIAALLGELGIHRVQAFVGASYGAMVALAFAARHPQAVARLVLLAGAHRPHPLATAQRSVQRNIVRLGQASGRVEEALALARQLAMTTYRGSEEFARRFDAPPVQVDGRFRFPVEDYLEQAGRRFVQRFDAGRFLALSESIDLHEVRPEAVTVPATLIGFASDRLVPLTDLCELQRRLGGGGTLAVLDSPYGHDAFLKETEQLAPLLRDALCA; encoded by the coding sequence ATGACTGGTCAGCCGCAAGCCGTGCATACCCGCCTTCCCGTCCCATCCCGTATCGATGCCGCCAGCGGCGAGGCGCGCCGCGCCCAGCTCACCGTGCAGCGCAGCGCGCGCCGGGTCACGCTGCATCCCAAGTACGGCCGCGGGCCGGTCGCGGTGGACGTGCGCTACCTGTGGACCGGCGCGCCGGATGCGCCGACCGTGGTGGTGCAGGGCGGCATCTCGGCCGATCGCGACGTGGTGACCAGCCCCGCCGCCGCCACGCCCGGCTGGTGGCAGGGCCTGGTCGGTGAGGGGCGCGCGATCGACCTTCGCCAGTGGCGCGTGCTCGCCATCGACTGGCTGGAAAGCGCCGAGCTCGACGCACCCTCGGTGTCCAGCGAGGACCAGGCCGATGCCATCGCCGCGCTGCTCGGCGAGCTCGGCATCCATCGCGTGCAGGCTTTCGTCGGCGCCTCCTATGGCGCGATGGTGGCGCTGGCCTTCGCCGCGCGGCATCCGCAGGCGGTGGCGCGTCTGGTGCTGCTGGCCGGCGCGCATCGTCCGCATCCGCTGGCCACCGCGCAGCGCAGCGTGCAGCGCAACATCGTGCGGCTGGGGCAGGCGTCCGGACGGGTCGAGGAAGCGCTGGCACTGGCGCGGCAGCTGGCCATGACCACCTACCGCGGCAGCGAGGAGTTCGCCCGCCGGTTCGATGCCCCGCCCGTGCAGGTCGACGGCCGTTTCCGTTTTCCAGTGGAGGACTACCTGGAACAGGCCGGCCGGCGTTTCGTCCAGCGTTTCGATGCCGGGCGTTTTCTCGCCCTCTCCGAATCCATCGACCTGCATGAGGTCCGCCCCGAGGCGGTGACGGTGCCGGCCACGCTGATCGGCTTCGCCTCGGATCGGCTGGTGCCGCTGACCGACCTGTGCGAGCTGCAGCGCCGTCTGGGCGGCGGCGGCACGCTGGCGGTGCTGGATTCGCCTTACGGCCACGACGCCTTCCTCAAGGAAACCGAGCAACTCGCGCCCTTGCTGCGCGATGCGTTGTGCGCGTGA
- the cas8g1 gene encoding type I-G CRISPR-associated protein Cas8g1/Csx17 — translation MIVHHLDGCAPAPLAHYLKALGILRVVAEQLDPKARGWWEGERFLLASEKDEGELVEFFLQRYAPAAIVSPWNKGSGFFYAGDPGLAPLEASTAARFEPLRQGIRAAREKLDAMAQADQRVRAIKAEAKNPGLTKSQRDLLRQSDDYKKRLAEAERHFKALKGGLFPALRRDWRASHRRWMDAALVVDADGDARFPALLGTGGNDGRLDFTNNYYQRLGALFDLSDPQGRARPHADAALREALFGHPTRSQVAGIAVGQFAPGGAGGANASVGVDGASQLNPWDFVLMLEGAILFAAASTQRMNTHRGARAAAPFAVGAQGAGYASAAASDEGARGEQWMPLWSQPITCAELQRLLAEGRAQLSAKAVSEPLDLARAVARLGVARGITAFERYGYIERNGQSNLAVPLGRFVVPDRIIPAMACLDDLDAWLVRLRREARGDKAPARFTLAERCLADALFALTQHPDEALRWQLVLERLADIEAIQIHGVGIKAGPIPRLRAQWLEAADDGSAEFRLAAAFALQCSDADRPSHDGVRRHWLTLSKGRFKTAGTGGAQRLAPDADRVMQGRSGEADALAMLSRRLVEAAQRGERRLPLEPGFDVSASRHDLARLLAGELDIDRCLRLARALMALDRNDLTAHRPRLTPAVPADWPDDAWLAIRLALLPWPLPDGRHAGVDPAIVRRLEAGDAASAVTIAIRRLRAADIPCAVRVAAAAPELARRYAVALAFPISRRTAAQFAQRLSPFANQEHAA, via the coding sequence ATGATCGTCCATCACCTCGACGGCTGCGCCCCGGCACCGCTGGCGCATTACCTGAAAGCGCTCGGCATTTTGCGCGTGGTGGCCGAACAGCTCGACCCCAAGGCGCGCGGCTGGTGGGAGGGCGAGCGGTTTTTGCTGGCGAGCGAAAAGGATGAGGGCGAGCTGGTGGAGTTCTTTCTTCAGCGGTACGCACCGGCAGCAATCGTGTCGCCATGGAACAAAGGCTCGGGATTCTTTTATGCGGGCGATCCTGGCCTGGCGCCATTGGAGGCAAGCACTGCCGCGCGTTTTGAGCCGCTCAGGCAAGGTATTCGCGCCGCCCGGGAAAAGCTCGACGCCATGGCGCAGGCTGACCAACGCGTGCGCGCGATCAAAGCCGAGGCTAAAAATCCAGGGCTGACAAAATCGCAACGCGATCTGTTGCGGCAATCCGACGACTACAAAAAGCGACTCGCCGAAGCGGAAAGACACTTCAAGGCTCTCAAGGGGGGTCTGTTTCCGGCCTTGAGGCGTGATTGGCGTGCATCCCATAGGCGATGGATGGACGCCGCACTGGTTGTCGATGCTGATGGTGACGCACGTTTTCCGGCGCTGCTGGGTACGGGCGGCAACGATGGCCGGCTCGATTTCACCAACAATTATTACCAGCGCCTGGGAGCGCTTTTTGACCTCTCAGACCCTCAAGGAAGGGCGCGCCCGCATGCCGATGCCGCACTGCGCGAAGCGCTGTTCGGACACCCCACGCGCAGCCAAGTCGCCGGCATCGCCGTGGGTCAATTCGCACCGGGCGGAGCCGGTGGAGCCAATGCTTCCGTTGGTGTCGATGGCGCCAGTCAACTGAATCCCTGGGATTTCGTGCTCATGCTCGAAGGGGCGATTTTGTTTGCTGCCGCAAGCACCCAGCGGATGAACACGCACAGAGGCGCACGGGCGGCGGCACCGTTTGCCGTGGGTGCCCAAGGCGCAGGCTACGCCAGCGCCGCAGCAAGCGACGAGGGCGCCCGCGGCGAGCAGTGGATGCCCCTGTGGTCGCAGCCGATCACCTGCGCCGAGTTGCAGCGACTCCTGGCCGAGGGACGGGCGCAGCTGAGCGCAAAGGCGGTGTCCGAACCCCTCGATCTTGCCCGCGCCGTTGCCCGTCTGGGCGTTGCCCGCGGCATCACGGCCTTCGAGCGTTATGGCTATATCGAGCGCAACGGGCAATCCAATCTCGCCGTCCCGTTGGGTCGATTCGTGGTGCCGGACCGGATCATTCCGGCTATGGCCTGCCTGGACGATCTCGATGCCTGGCTGGTGCGGCTGCGGCGTGAAGCCCGTGGGGACAAGGCGCCTGCCCGTTTCACCCTGGCCGAGCGATGCCTCGCCGATGCGCTGTTCGCCCTCACCCAGCATCCCGACGAAGCGCTGCGCTGGCAGCTGGTGCTGGAGCGACTGGCCGACATCGAGGCGATCCAGATACACGGTGTCGGCATCAAGGCGGGTCCGATTCCGCGTCTGCGCGCGCAGTGGCTCGAGGCTGCGGACGACGGCAGCGCGGAATTTCGCCTAGCAGCCGCGTTTGCGCTGCAATGTAGTGATGCCGACCGCCCCTCGCATGACGGCGTACGGCGGCACTGGCTCACCCTGAGCAAAGGCCGCTTCAAGACCGCCGGCACCGGCGGCGCACAACGTCTGGCGCCGGATGCCGATCGCGTGATGCAGGGACGCAGTGGTGAGGCGGACGCCTTGGCCATGCTGTCGCGTCGCCTGGTCGAAGCCGCGCAGCGCGGCGAGCGCCGGTTGCCGCTGGAACCCGGTTTTGACGTGTCGGCCAGCCGGCACGACCTCGCCCGCCTGCTCGCCGGCGAGTTGGACATCGATCGGTGCCTGCGGCTGGCGCGTGCCCTGATGGCGCTCGACCGCAACGACCTGACGGCGCACCGGCCGAGGTTGACGCCCGCCGTACCGGCTGACTGGCCGGATGATGCCTGGTTGGCAATCCGGCTCGCCCTGTTGCCGTGGCCGTTGCCGGATGGACGCCATGCCGGCGTGGACCCGGCCATCGTGCGCCGCCTGGAAGCCGGTGATGCGGCATCCGCGGTGACGATTGCCATCCGTCGGCTGCGCGCAGCCGACATTCCCTGCGCCGTGCGTGTCGCCGCCGCAGCGCCCGAATTGGCGCGCCGCTATGCGGTGGCGCTTGCCTTCCCCATCAGCCGCCGCACGGCGGCGCAGTTTGCCCAACGCCTGTCACCGTTCGCCAACCAGGAGCACGCCGCATGA
- a CDS encoding peptide chain release factor 3, with the protein MSTHLDETRRRRTFAIISHPDAGKTTLTEKLLLFGGAIQMAGSVKGRKAARHATSDWMALEKERGISVTSSVMQFPYAGKIVNLLDTPGHADFSEDTYRVLTAVDSALMVIDCAKGVEERTIKLMEVCRLRDTPIMSFINKLDREGKSPIELLDEVESVLGIACAPVTWPIGMGKRLKGVYHLLLDEVHLFEPGRNFTRQDSTIINGLDAPGLAEAIGSEALAELREELALVQGASHPFDLDPYLAGKLTPVFFGSAVNNFGVQLLLDFFVEHAPGPRPRATTTRQVHPEEDQLTGFVFKIQANMDPAHRDRVAFMRVCSGTYSAGMKMVQTRTGKEVRIANALTFMASDREIVERAYPGDVIGLHNHGTIAIGDTFTEGEMLTFTGIPNFAPELFRRARLRDPLKMKALQKGLAQLSEEGATQFFRPLTSNELILGAVGVLQFDVVAYRLKDEYGVDAAFEPVGVVTARWVHCEDAKKLEEFRDKNALHLALDAAGALVYLAPSRVNLQLTQERWPQIRFAATREHAASVVV; encoded by the coding sequence ATGTCCACCCATCTCGACGAAACCCGCCGTCGCCGCACCTTCGCCATCATCAGCCACCCGGACGCGGGCAAGACCACGTTGACCGAAAAGCTGCTGCTGTTCGGCGGCGCGATCCAGATGGCCGGCTCGGTGAAGGGCCGCAAGGCCGCGCGGCATGCGACGTCCGACTGGATGGCGCTGGAAAAGGAACGCGGCATCTCGGTAACCAGCTCGGTGATGCAGTTCCCCTACGCCGGCAAGATCGTCAACCTGCTCGACACGCCCGGCCACGCGGACTTCTCCGAGGACACCTACCGCGTGCTCACCGCGGTGGATTCGGCGCTGATGGTGATCGACTGCGCCAAGGGCGTGGAGGAACGCACCATCAAATTGATGGAAGTGTGCCGCCTGCGCGACACACCGATCATGAGCTTCATCAACAAGCTCGACCGCGAGGGCAAGTCGCCGATCGAATTGCTGGACGAGGTGGAATCGGTGCTCGGCATCGCCTGCGCGCCGGTGACCTGGCCGATCGGCATGGGCAAGCGCTTGAAGGGCGTCTATCACCTGCTGCTGGACGAAGTGCACCTGTTCGAGCCCGGCCGCAACTTCACCCGCCAGGACTCGACCATCATCAACGGGCTCGACGCGCCGGGCCTGGCGGAGGCGATCGGCAGCGAGGCGCTGGCCGAACTGCGCGAGGAACTGGCGCTGGTGCAAGGCGCCTCGCATCCGTTCGACCTCGACCCATACCTCGCCGGCAAGCTGACCCCGGTGTTCTTCGGCTCGGCAGTCAACAACTTCGGCGTGCAGCTGCTGCTGGACTTCTTCGTCGAGCACGCGCCCGGCCCGCGCCCGCGCGCCACCACCACGCGCCAGGTGCACCCGGAGGAAGACCAGCTCACCGGCTTCGTGTTCAAGATCCAGGCCAACATGGACCCGGCGCACCGCGACCGCGTCGCCTTCATGCGCGTGTGCTCGGGCACCTACAGCGCCGGCATGAAGATGGTGCAGACGCGCACCGGCAAGGAAGTGCGCATCGCCAACGCGCTCACCTTCATGGCCAGCGACCGCGAGATCGTGGAACGCGCCTATCCCGGCGACGTGATCGGCCTGCACAACCACGGCACCATCGCCATCGGCGACACCTTCACCGAAGGCGAGATGCTGACCTTCACCGGCATTCCCAACTTCGCGCCGGAGCTGTTCCGCCGCGCGCGCCTGCGCGATCCGTTGAAGATGAAGGCGCTGCAGAAGGGCCTGGCGCAACTTTCCGAGGAAGGCGCCACGCAGTTCTTCCGCCCGCTCACCAGCAACGAGCTCATTCTCGGTGCAGTCGGCGTGCTGCAGTTCGACGTGGTCGCCTACCGGCTCAAGGACGAGTACGGCGTCGATGCCGCGTTCGAGCCGGTGGGCGTGGTCACCGCGCGCTGGGTGCACTGCGAGGATGCGAAGAAGCTCGAAGAGTTCCGCGACAAAAACGCACTGCACCTCGCCCTCGACGCCGCCGGCGCGCTGGTCTATCTCGCCCCCTCGCGCGTCAACCTGCAGCTCACCCAGGAACGCTGGCCGCAGATCCGCTTCGCCGCCACCCGCGAACACGCCGCTTCGGTGGTGGTGTAA
- a CDS encoding homoserine dehydrogenase — translation MSALPTAGAAAQAGAPVALVLFGAGVVGGAFLDLLATPAAAPVRLVGLADSRRQLTDPSLLAARNRRDQLRRAGTARDDAALLGALAASGARHRVLVDATASPALAARHADWMAQGYAVVTANKSLAGGALPGWRTLERALAAGAYYGDAATVGAGLPVLSTLRRLRRCGDALLTLEGVFSGSLSYLFNQYDGSQPFSALLLRARELGYTEPDPREDLSGGDVARKLLILARSAGFALGTDEVRVESLVPEALRGVDLETFLARLGELDAPLAERHAQAAARGHVLRFLARLNQRGQAHVGLVEVSATHPAARLFGTDNQFALTTTRYHTQPLVIQGPGAGPEVTAQALLGDVLALLDGSARVAG, via the coding sequence ATGAGTGCGCTACCGACGGCGGGCGCGGCGGCCCAGGCCGGTGCCCCGGTCGCCCTGGTGCTGTTCGGTGCCGGCGTCGTCGGTGGCGCCTTTCTCGACCTGCTCGCCACGCCGGCGGCCGCGCCGGTGCGGCTCGTCGGCCTGGCCGATTCCCGCCGTCAGCTTACCGATCCGAGCCTGCTGGCCGCGCGCAACCGGCGCGACCAGCTGCGCCGCGCGGGCACGGCGCGCGACGATGCCGCCCTGCTCGGCGCACTGGCCGCCAGCGGCGCCAGACACCGGGTGCTGGTGGATGCGACCGCCTCGCCCGCGCTCGCCGCCCGCCATGCCGACTGGATGGCGCAGGGTTATGCCGTGGTCACCGCCAACAAGTCGCTGGCCGGCGGCGCGCTGCCCGGCTGGCGCACGCTGGAACGGGCGCTGGCCGCCGGCGCCTACTACGGCGATGCCGCGACCGTCGGCGCCGGTCTGCCGGTGCTGTCGACCCTGCGGCGGTTGCGCCGCTGCGGCGATGCGCTGCTCACCCTCGAAGGCGTGTTTTCCGGCTCGCTGTCCTACCTCTTCAACCAGTACGACGGCAGCCAGCCGTTTTCCGCGCTGCTGCTGCGTGCACGCGAACTCGGCTACACCGAGCCCGACCCGCGCGAGGATCTCTCCGGCGGCGACGTGGCGCGCAAGCTGCTCATCCTGGCCCGTTCGGCGGGTTTCGCCCTGGGCACCGACGAGGTGCGGGTGGAAAGCCTGGTGCCCGAGGCTTTGCGCGGGGTGGACCTGGAAACCTTCCTGGCCCGGCTCGGCGAACTGGACGCGCCGCTCGCCGAGCGCCACGCGCAGGCCGCCGCCCGCGGCCACGTGCTGCGCTTCTTGGCGCGGCTCAACCAGCGCGGTCAGGCCCACGTCGGCCTGGTCGAGGTGTCGGCCACGCATCCGGCCGCGCGCCTGTTCGGCACCGACAATCAATTCGCGCTCACCACCACCCGTTACCACACCCAGCCGCTGGTCATCCAGGGCCCGGGTGCCGGGCCGGAAGTGACCGCCCAGGCGTTGCTGGGCGACGTGCTCGCCCTGCTGGACGGCAGCGCCCGCGTCGCGGGCTGA
- the metB gene encoding cystathionine gamma-synthase, which produces MSDQAPCTRAVRAGIDTDTQHGAVVPPLHLSTNYSFAGLGGKRAYDYSRSGNPTRDLLAEALAELEQGAGAVITASGMAAVALTLELLPAGAVVLAAHDCYGGTWRLFDAWARKGRLAVHFVDLTDPAALAAGLALRPALVWVETPSNPLLRITDIRHVVQAAQAVGAWVAVDNTFLSPALQQPLALGADLVVHSTTKYINGHSDVVGGAVVARTPELAERLKWWANCNGLTGAPFDSYLTLRGLRTLGVRLRQHQHNAERIATLLDAHPAVRRVYYPGLSSHPQHALAARQQQGFGAMLSFELDGGEAEVGAFVDGLGCFTLAESLGGVESLVAHPASMTHAAMAPEARRAAGIGDTLLRLSVGIEDGDDLVRDIGAALERVLAAQTAKRRARA; this is translated from the coding sequence ATGAGCGACCAGGCCCCCTGTACCCGCGCGGTGCGCGCCGGTATCGACACCGATACCCAGCACGGCGCGGTGGTGCCGCCGCTGCACCTGTCGACCAACTACAGCTTCGCCGGCCTGGGCGGCAAGCGCGCCTATGATTATTCGCGCAGCGGCAACCCCACCCGCGACCTGCTCGCCGAGGCACTGGCCGAGCTGGAACAGGGCGCCGGCGCGGTGATCACCGCCAGCGGCATGGCCGCGGTCGCGCTGACGCTGGAGCTGCTGCCGGCCGGCGCCGTGGTGCTGGCCGCGCACGACTGCTACGGCGGGACCTGGCGGCTGTTCGACGCCTGGGCCAGGAAGGGGCGCCTTGCGGTGCATTTCGTCGATCTCACCGATCCGGCCGCGCTGGCCGCCGGGCTGGCGCTGCGGCCTGCGCTGGTGTGGGTAGAGACGCCGTCCAACCCGCTGCTGCGCATCACCGACATCCGTCACGTGGTGCAGGCCGCGCAGGCCGTCGGCGCCTGGGTGGCAGTGGACAACACCTTCCTCTCGCCGGCCTTGCAGCAGCCGCTCGCCCTGGGCGCGGACCTGGTGGTGCATTCGACCACCAAGTACATCAACGGTCACAGCGACGTGGTCGGCGGCGCGGTGGTGGCGCGCACGCCGGAACTGGCCGAGCGGCTCAAATGGTGGGCCAATTGCAACGGCCTGACCGGCGCGCCATTCGACAGCTACCTCACCCTGCGCGGCCTGCGCACGCTCGGCGTGCGGCTGCGCCAGCACCAGCACAATGCCGAAAGGATCGCCACGCTGCTCGATGCCCATCCGGCCGTGCGCCGGGTGTACTACCCGGGCCTGTCCAGTCACCCGCAACACGCGCTCGCCGCACGCCAGCAGCAGGGTTTCGGCGCCATGCTCAGTTTCGAGCTCGACGGTGGCGAGGCGGAAGTGGGCGCTTTCGTCGACGGACTGGGTTGCTTCACGCTGGCCGAATCGCTCGGCGGCGTGGAAAGCCTGGTCGCCCATCCGGCCAGCATGACCCATGCCGCGATGGCGCCGGAGGCACGCCGCGCCGCCGGCATCGGCGACACCCTGCTGCGGCTGTCGGTCGGCATCGAGGACGGCGACGACCTGGTGCGCGACATCGGCGCCGCGCTCGAACGCGTGCTCGCCGCGCAGACCGCCAAACGCCGGGCCCGCGCATGA